A stretch of the Pirellulales bacterium genome encodes the following:
- a CDS encoding glycosyltransferase family 4 protein: MKVLLNTSSCRTGGALQTSSAFIIEALRDPAGIEWTFAAPREGVRQLEQFGVPIPATMTVFDEAPASSRTARRALRALEDRVQPDCVLTFSGPSYVRFRSFHVVGCSAPWVTHPNWAAFRSLGSLRNWADCLVRTAYKSLWFRRADAWIAQTEAGAHGLAKRLGLPADRITVIPNTCGERYRTEHGEKPFPMPGQPIRLLYFSAPYKHKNFEVLPYVARELAARLPGLDFKIIVTLPAEHRLCKSLMASAHQLGVAGCIENAGPIPVAQGPAMYRRSDICFAPTLLETFSATYPEAMAMGLPIVTTDLDFAHDVCDDAALYFRPQDASSATDCLTRLLSDAALWQRQIARGKEVLPRFPTPRQRYEAYARLLLSYRDASRARV; this comes from the coding sequence GTGAAAGTCTTATTGAACACGTCCTCGTGTCGGACTGGGGGTGCGCTGCAGACCTCGTCGGCATTCATCATTGAAGCCTTGCGCGACCCGGCCGGAATCGAATGGACCTTCGCGGCGCCCCGCGAGGGGGTTCGTCAGCTCGAACAATTCGGGGTCCCGATTCCCGCAACGATGACAGTCTTCGACGAAGCTCCGGCCTCGAGCCGCACCGCGCGCCGCGCGCTTCGCGCGCTCGAAGACCGCGTGCAACCCGATTGCGTATTGACGTTTTCCGGCCCATCTTATGTGCGATTTCGCAGCTTTCACGTGGTAGGCTGCTCGGCTCCCTGGGTGACGCATCCCAATTGGGCCGCCTTTCGCAGCTTGGGCTCGCTGCGGAATTGGGCCGATTGTCTGGTACGTACCGCGTACAAAAGCCTGTGGTTTCGCCGGGCCGACGCGTGGATAGCTCAGACGGAAGCGGGCGCGCACGGTCTTGCCAAACGCTTGGGACTGCCGGCCGATCGCATCACCGTGATCCCGAACACCTGCGGCGAACGCTACCGGACCGAACACGGCGAGAAACCGTTTCCCATGCCGGGCCAGCCCATTCGCTTGCTCTACTTCTCGGCACCCTACAAGCATAAGAATTTCGAAGTGCTGCCGTACGTTGCGCGTGAACTGGCGGCGCGCTTGCCGGGCCTCGATTTCAAAATAATTGTCACGCTGCCAGCAGAGCATCGACTGTGCAAATCGTTGATGGCTAGCGCCCACCAGTTGGGCGTCGCCGGCTGTATCGAGAACGCCGGGCCCATTCCGGTGGCCCAGGGACCCGCTATGTATCGCCGGTCCGACATTTGCTTCGCGCCGACGCTGCTAGAAACGTTCAGCGCTACGTACCCCGAGGCGATGGCAATGGGGCTGCCGATCGTCACCACGGATCTGGATTTCGCCCACGATGTCTGCGACGACGCGGCGCTGTATTTCCGTCCGCAGGATGCCTCGTCGGCAACCGATTGCCTGACGCGGCTGTTAAGCGATGCCGCGCTATGGCAGCGTCAAATCGCTCGCGGCAAGGAAGTCCTTCCGCGTTTTCCGACACCGCGCCAACGGTACGAGGCCTACGCCCGACTGCTGCTTTCCTACCGCGACGCCAGCCGAGCCCGCGTGTAA
- the asnB gene encoding asparagine synthase (glutamine-hydrolyzing) — translation MILIAFTSFKLRSELCACAIDIIASAPGDIRLCGIFGVWCPDGKPVDEMAVQRSRDALINRGPDDAGSWVKGNVALAHRRLAIIDLSPNGRMPMTNEVGDIWATFNGEIYNFQELRRELLAAGHKFRSETDSEVIIHAYEEWQERCFARFDGMFAIAIWDERRQRMVLARDPHGKKPLFYYHRPGRLLVFGSTLRPIAVWPDVPRDVDETSIYEYMKVGYLHAPRSLLADTFKVRPGHYLIVGRQGIESDTAYWSLPEIAARKPRKFGSEEEVLDYLDETLREAVRKRLVSDVPLGAFLSGGMDSSLIVALMREVANDRVRTFTIGFTSSEFDESKFAQRVAKHLGVENTVEHMSAADLLCYVPEVIRHYDEPIVDFSLFPTMAISQMARRDVTVVLTGDGGDELFGGYQRYLATHYFDHYARFAGPGIRSTVSRVHRWLPRERMRRFAQLTAARDTATFFGLFANLGRYAGLNTLIPDDKLGTPPEEDVARFIHGLPGIPATAAAMVYDATHPMIDGILVKVDRATMAFSLEARAPLLDKQLWETAIGLPLSMKIRGGQKKYLLRKLLYRYLPRELVDRPKMGFTPPLRDWFRNELREQLCDALSESTIRRRGYFKPEGVQRLLREHLSGQADHVYSLWALFMLELWMREFADAPVAVG, via the coding sequence ATGATTCTGATAGCTTTTACGTCGTTCAAGTTGCGCAGCGAACTTTGTGCCTGCGCGATCGATATTATCGCGTCTGCCCCGGGAGACATTCGCTTGTGCGGAATATTTGGCGTTTGGTGTCCCGACGGCAAGCCAGTCGATGAAATGGCTGTGCAGCGCTCGCGCGATGCGCTGATCAATCGCGGTCCCGACGATGCCGGCAGTTGGGTCAAGGGAAATGTTGCCTTGGCCCACCGTCGACTGGCGATCATCGATCTCTCGCCCAACGGTCGCATGCCCATGACCAACGAGGTGGGTGATATCTGGGCGACATTCAATGGCGAGATTTATAACTTTCAAGAACTGCGACGTGAACTGCTCGCCGCGGGCCACAAGTTTCGTAGCGAAACCGACAGCGAAGTCATCATTCACGCATACGAAGAGTGGCAGGAACGATGTTTCGCCCGTTTCGACGGCATGTTTGCCATCGCGATTTGGGACGAGCGGCGGCAGCGAATGGTCCTCGCACGCGATCCGCACGGCAAGAAGCCGCTGTTCTATTACCACCGGCCGGGACGGCTGCTGGTATTCGGATCGACCCTGCGTCCGATCGCCGTGTGGCCGGATGTACCGCGCGACGTCGACGAGACGTCGATCTACGAATACATGAAGGTCGGCTATCTGCACGCGCCGCGCAGCTTGCTTGCCGATACTTTCAAGGTGCGCCCAGGACATTATTTGATCGTGGGTCGGCAGGGCATCGAAAGCGACACGGCCTATTGGAGCCTGCCCGAGATCGCGGCACGTAAACCCCGCAAGTTTGGCAGCGAAGAGGAAGTGCTCGATTATCTCGACGAGACGCTGCGCGAGGCCGTGCGCAAGCGATTGGTCTCGGATGTGCCGCTGGGAGCGTTTCTGTCGGGCGGAATGGATTCGAGCTTGATCGTGGCCCTGATGCGCGAAGTCGCCAACGACCGGGTGCGGACATTCACGATTGGGTTTACCAGCTCGGAGTTCGATGAAAGTAAGTTTGCCCAACGTGTGGCAAAACACCTGGGAGTAGAAAACACGGTCGAGCACATGTCGGCCGCCGATCTGCTGTGCTACGTGCCCGAAGTCATTCGACATTACGACGAGCCGATTGTCGATTTCTCTTTGTTTCCGACGATGGCTATCTCTCAGATGGCGCGACGTGACGTCACGGTGGTACTCACCGGTGATGGGGGCGATGAACTCTTTGGCGGCTACCAGCGTTATCTGGCGACCCATTATTTCGATCACTATGCACGATTCGCCGGACCTGGCATCCGTAGTACGGTGTCGAGAGTCCACCGCTGGCTGCCGCGCGAGCGCATGCGTCGTTTCGCACAATTGACCGCGGCCCGCGACACGGCCACATTCTTCGGACTGTTTGCCAATTTGGGGCGGTACGCCGGGCTGAACACGCTGATTCCTGATGACAAGCTGGGTACGCCGCCCGAGGAAGACGTGGCACGCTTCATCCACGGCCTTCCTGGAATTCCGGCGACGGCCGCGGCGATGGTTTACGACGCCACGCATCCGATGATCGACGGCATCCTGGTCAAAGTCGATCGCGCCACGATGGCCTTTTCGTTGGAGGCCCGTGCACCGTTGTTGGACAAGCAGCTGTGGGAAACGGCTATCGGCCTGCCGCTGAGCATGAAGATCCGCGGCGGACAAAAGAAATACCTGCTTCGCAAGCTGCTGTACCGTTACTTGCCGAGGGAACTGGTGGATCGGCCCAAGATGGGCTTTACGCCTCCCTTGAGAGACTGGTTTCGCAACGAGCTGCGCGAGCAACTGTGTGACGCCCTGAGCGAATCCACGATCCGTCGTCGTGGATATTTCAAACCGGAGGGCGTGCAAAGGTTGCTGCGCGAGCATCTGAGCGGACAGGCCGACCACGTCTACTCGCTGTGGGCCTTGTTCATGCTGGAATTGTGGATGCGCGAGTTCGCCGATGCGCCGGTCGCCGTGGGTTGA
- a CDS encoding UDP-glucose/GDP-mannose dehydrogenase family protein, with protein sequence MKIAVIGTGYVGLVTGTCFADSGNEVTCVDIDQQKIERLRRGEIPIYEPGLTELVLRNVEDARLNFTTDLPSAVRSAKLVFLAVGTPSAADGSADLSNLWAVVDALAPHLPEKAVVVTKSTVPVGTNSGIFKRLRALTGRDRLVASNPEFLKEGAALDDFTKPDRVVVGVREQETADVLHELYSPFLRTDHPFLVMSPESAEMTKYVANALLATKISFINELANLCEHMEADVNDVRRGIGHDSRIGFAFLFPGVGYGGSCFPKDVRALQSMASRYNVEPRILAAVDEVNNRQKIVLHQKISKFFNGKASGKTVAVWGLAFKPRTDDIREAPALVLIDRLLADGAKLRVHDPEAMENVRHEYGDRLTYAEHPYDALDGADALAIVTEWKQFLRPDFDEMRRRMKSPVIFDGRNLYEPAQMKAAGFTYHCIGRVPVSP encoded by the coding sequence ATGAAGATTGCGGTCATCGGAACCGGATACGTGGGACTCGTGACAGGCACGTGCTTTGCCGATAGCGGCAACGAGGTGACCTGCGTCGACATCGACCAGCAGAAAATCGAACGCCTACGGCGTGGCGAGATTCCGATATACGAGCCTGGGTTGACCGAACTCGTGCTACGCAACGTCGAGGACGCGCGGCTGAACTTCACCACCGATTTGCCGTCCGCCGTTCGTTCGGCCAAGCTCGTCTTCCTGGCTGTCGGCACTCCCTCGGCCGCCGATGGTTCTGCAGATCTGTCGAACCTGTGGGCCGTTGTCGACGCGCTGGCACCGCATCTGCCCGAGAAGGCCGTCGTCGTGACGAAGAGCACCGTTCCGGTCGGTACCAATAGCGGTATCTTCAAGCGGCTGCGCGCGTTGACGGGTCGAGACCGCCTGGTTGCCAGCAACCCAGAGTTTCTCAAGGAGGGGGCGGCTCTGGACGACTTCACCAAGCCCGATCGCGTTGTAGTGGGCGTCCGCGAGCAGGAAACTGCCGACGTGCTGCACGAGCTATATTCGCCCTTCTTGCGGACCGACCATCCGTTCTTGGTCATGTCCCCCGAAAGTGCGGAAATGACGAAGTATGTCGCCAACGCATTGCTAGCCACGAAGATCAGCTTTATCAATGAGCTGGCAAATCTCTGCGAGCACATGGAAGCCGACGTCAACGACGTCCGTCGCGGCATCGGCCACGACAGCCGCATCGGGTTCGCGTTCTTGTTCCCTGGCGTGGGCTACGGAGGGAGCTGTTTCCCGAAAGACGTGCGGGCCTTGCAATCGATGGCCAGCCGCTACAACGTCGAGCCCCGCATCCTGGCCGCCGTAGACGAGGTGAACAACCGCCAGAAGATCGTCCTGCATCAAAAGATATCGAAATTCTTCAATGGCAAAGCCAGCGGCAAAACCGTGGCCGTGTGGGGACTCGCTTTCAAGCCGAGAACCGACGATATTCGGGAAGCGCCGGCACTCGTGCTGATTGATCGGCTCCTTGCTGATGGGGCCAAGCTACGGGTCCACGATCCCGAGGCAATGGAAAACGTTCGCCACGAATATGGGGATCGTTTGACCTATGCCGAGCATCCCTACGATGCGCTCGATGGTGCGGATGCCCTGGCCATTGTCACGGAATGGAAACAGTTTCTGCGGCCCGACTTCGACGAAATGCGGCGCCGCATGAAATCACCGGTGATCTTTGACGGGCGCAATCTCTACGAGCCGGCCCAGATGAAGGCGGCCGGCTTTACGTACCATTGCATCGGTCGGGTGCCCGTGAGCCCCTAG
- a CDS encoding dihydroorotate dehydrogenase: protein MNTASVDLQVQLGRLRIANPIMVASGTFGYAREMAGLVDLDRLGAILPKTITRQPRPGNTPWRTVETTGGMLNSIGLDNDGIDAFIEYHLPYLRTLKTATIVSIAGRNHEEFVDMCRQLDGAAGVAAIELNISCPNVSGGVDFGTDPAMCERLVSESRAACRLPIIAKLTPNVTSIADVARGAAAGGADAISLINTCLGMAVDWRRRKPLLGNVLGGLSGPAIKPIALRCTYQVSQAVDTPLIGIGGIATLDDVLEFLVTGASAVQLGTVNFYDPTSSMRIVEGLPAALAELGARRVADVVGTLQAGLIANK from the coding sequence GTGAATACCGCCAGCGTCGACTTGCAGGTTCAACTCGGGCGTTTGCGGATCGCGAACCCGATCATGGTCGCATCCGGCACATTCGGCTACGCCCGCGAGATGGCCGGCCTGGTCGACCTCGATCGCCTGGGCGCCATCTTGCCGAAGACGATCACTCGGCAGCCTCGCCCCGGCAATACGCCTTGGCGGACCGTCGAAACGACCGGCGGGATGCTGAACTCAATTGGCCTCGACAATGACGGCATCGACGCTTTCATCGAGTACCACTTGCCGTACCTGCGCACGCTGAAAACGGCAACCATCGTGAGCATTGCCGGCCGCAATCATGAGGAATTCGTCGACATGTGCCGACAGCTCGACGGCGCTGCCGGCGTGGCCGCGATCGAATTGAATATCTCCTGCCCCAACGTATCAGGCGGAGTCGATTTCGGTACTGATCCGGCGATGTGCGAGAGGCTGGTAAGCGAGTCCCGGGCCGCCTGCCGGTTGCCAATTATCGCCAAGCTCACGCCGAACGTGACGAGCATTGCCGACGTGGCACGCGGTGCCGCGGCTGGCGGCGCCGACGCCATTTCTTTGATCAATACCTGTCTTGGCATGGCTGTCGATTGGCGACGTCGCAAGCCCTTGCTGGGAAACGTCCTGGGCGGACTTAGCGGGCCGGCGATTAAGCCCATCGCTCTGCGCTGCACCTATCAAGTGTCCCAAGCGGTCGATACGCCGCTGATCGGCATCGGTGGCATCGCCACGCTCGACGATGTGCTCGAGTTTCTCGTCACCGGGGCGAGCGCTGTCCAACTAGGCACGGTGAACTTCTATGATCCGACGAGCTCGATGCGCATAGTGGAAGGTCTGCCAGCCGCCTTGGCCGAACTCGGGGCACGACGCGTCGCGGATGTCGTCGGCACACTGCAGGCCGGCCTGATCGCAAACAAGTAA
- a CDS encoding MBL fold metallo-hydrolase — protein sequence MKFQVLSHAGLAVTSQNRTLLTDPWILGSCYWRSWWNYPPVPQQLVRSLKPDFIYVTHIHWDHFQGPSLRKFDKATPIYVPKGNFHRIRDDLVKMGFTNVTELKHGQAVQLAPDFRITSYQFGVFLDSALVIECEGIKILNANDAKFMGGPLKQIVDLHPNFDFVLRSHSSANSRLCYEMIDAPQEAVDDISAYVENFADFAISSGATYAVPFASNQCYLHRETFHFNDDVQTPLMVQEYFAQHQVKNPTVKVMVSGDSWSTDEGFCIADSDFFSNRPQRLQDYLEANREKLEKFYEKESRSKVTLQDMQKYFEKFFLAIPFLVRRLYRNKPITYVLSADDKKSIYLVDIYNKRVEQLDRFDDETNPIQIHTSTLIMRQCLKMDLFSHLAISKRVRYRSRKRDKHHIERLNLLYNFYEYDMLPVRRVFQGRFFQTWTLRWREVLLYFHLLWNKLIYGNLRLRTFLPPRPRADALALTNEAIAQANARRAETQAAEPESVVSRSV from the coding sequence ATGAAGTTTCAGGTGTTGTCGCACGCCGGTCTGGCGGTAACGTCGCAGAATCGCACGCTGCTGACAGATCCCTGGATTCTCGGCAGCTGCTATTGGCGCTCGTGGTGGAACTACCCACCGGTTCCTCAGCAACTAGTGCGTTCGCTTAAGCCGGATTTCATCTACGTAACGCACATCCATTGGGACCACTTTCAGGGACCGTCGCTACGGAAGTTCGACAAGGCGACCCCGATCTACGTGCCCAAGGGCAATTTCCACCGTATCCGAGACGACCTGGTAAAGATGGGATTTACCAATGTCACCGAGCTAAAGCACGGTCAGGCGGTGCAACTGGCTCCCGACTTTCGCATAACGTCCTATCAATTCGGCGTGTTTCTGGACAGCGCCTTGGTGATCGAATGCGAAGGCATCAAGATCCTAAATGCCAACGATGCCAAGTTCATGGGCGGACCGCTGAAGCAAATAGTCGATCTGCATCCCAACTTTGATTTCGTGTTGCGCAGCCATAGTTCGGCTAACTCGCGGCTGTGCTACGAGATGATCGATGCGCCTCAAGAAGCCGTCGATGATATCTCGGCCTACGTCGAGAACTTTGCCGACTTTGCGATCTCATCGGGCGCCACGTATGCCGTCCCCTTCGCCAGCAATCAGTGCTATTTGCATCGCGAGACGTTTCACTTCAATGACGATGTACAGACTCCACTGATGGTGCAGGAGTACTTTGCACAGCATCAAGTCAAGAATCCGACGGTCAAGGTCATGGTCTCCGGCGACAGCTGGTCGACGGACGAGGGATTTTGCATCGCCGACAGTGACTTCTTCAGCAATCGTCCGCAGCGGTTGCAGGATTATCTTGAGGCCAATCGTGAGAAGCTGGAAAAGTTCTACGAAAAAGAGTCACGCTCGAAGGTAACGCTGCAGGACATGCAAAAGTACTTCGAGAAATTCTTCCTTGCCATTCCCTTTCTGGTGCGACGTTTGTACCGCAATAAGCCGATTACCTATGTACTTTCGGCAGACGACAAGAAATCTATTTATCTCGTCGATATTTACAACAAGCGGGTCGAGCAGCTTGACCGCTTTGATGACGAGACGAATCCGATTCAGATCCATACGTCGACACTAATCATGCGACAGTGCCTGAAGATGGACCTGTTTTCGCACCTAGCCATCAGCAAGCGGGTGCGCTATCGATCGCGCAAACGCGACAAGCACCACATCGAACGGTTAAACCTGTTGTACAACTTCTACGAGTACGACATGTTGCCCGTGCGACGCGTCTTCCAGGGACGATTCTTTCAGACCTGGACGCTAAGGTGGCGCGAGGTGCTGCTCTATTTTCATCTTCTGTGGAACAAGCTGATCTATGGCAACTTACGTTTGCGAACGTTCTTGCCTCCGCGACCGCGCGCCGATGCGCTGGCGCTGACCAACGAGGCGATTGCGCAGGCCAATGCCCGCAGGGCCGAGACGCAGGCTGCCGAGCCGGAATCCGTGGTCTCTCGCTCGGTATAA
- a CDS encoding HU family DNA-binding protein encodes MTKKEIVKTISEEIGMTQLKTKEIVQKTFDAIVETLVEDKRIELRNFGVFEVKKRAARKARNPRTGDKVFVPEKYVVTFKPGKEMEERVRELERQAAAAAARLHESEPSNNRPEHPVSTSAYGSEPKTSG; translated from the coding sequence GTGACCAAGAAAGAGATCGTCAAAACCATCTCAGAAGAAATTGGGATGACGCAGCTCAAGACGAAGGAGATCGTCCAGAAGACGTTCGATGCCATCGTGGAGACGTTGGTAGAGGATAAACGCATTGAGCTGCGGAATTTCGGAGTCTTTGAGGTCAAGAAACGCGCGGCTCGAAAAGCACGCAATCCACGCACCGGTGATAAGGTCTTCGTACCGGAGAAGTACGTCGTAACCTTCAAGCCTGGTAAGGAGATGGAGGAACGGGTTCGCGAGCTGGAGCGACAAGCGGCTGCCGCAGCCGCCCGCTTACACGAGTCCGAACCGTCCAATAATCGACCCGAACATCCTGTTAGCACCTCGGCTTACGGTAGCGAGCCGAAAACCTCTGGGTGA
- a CDS encoding formyltransferase family protein produces the protein MINRDFALLRAAWDGWDGVDPLPDLRGAAQMLAGSVWPAPPPPRIRGQLHMQVKPALKSLTIPLLVDLRAALRASGRTGHVTAWAQTLLVVCEVRRTTLKQRLAVGDLSAEDLQIKFHLLVLFFLEYFSDSQDGRFVNLALKLLDQRWVLSTDNARRQVAGQQPPTTTAMLALTVHMLVEHAVAEMSTPKYRPSVCLNCTDRIRSVPNEVRRLDSQGKHVIVFSPNRYGLYTLAVTQLLLQAGVRVDAIVVRKLLNPWRMVTEFRRDGIRLLKKIWRKFFLRRRAYVPREYPTLPDLLARIGVTESSVDALAARHGIPVVYCTTLNEPRVHAALDQYRPDLVVFAGGGIVGDETLRRAGAGVVNCHMGQLPQYRGMDVVEWPLIENHHDDIGFTVHFMAHGIDTGDILGIFPVDGTLARTVYEYREKFEPLMAVAIADTVVGHLDGQFERRPQRLEDGKQYFIVHPRLYRMLEDRYVQSVAQVDTAPSTAPPTSVTRR, from the coding sequence ATGATCAATCGCGATTTCGCACTACTCCGCGCAGCCTGGGACGGCTGGGATGGGGTCGATCCTCTGCCGGATTTGCGCGGCGCCGCGCAGATGCTAGCCGGCAGCGTGTGGCCCGCCCCACCGCCTCCTAGGATCAGAGGTCAGTTGCACATGCAGGTCAAACCTGCCCTGAAATCGCTCACGATTCCCCTCTTGGTCGACCTGCGCGCGGCGCTGCGCGCGAGCGGCCGGACGGGTCACGTCACGGCCTGGGCTCAGACATTGCTCGTCGTTTGCGAAGTGCGCAGGACAACGCTCAAACAACGGTTAGCCGTCGGCGACCTCTCTGCAGAGGATCTACAGATAAAGTTCCATCTGTTGGTGCTGTTTTTTCTTGAGTATTTTTCCGACAGCCAAGACGGTCGCTTTGTAAACCTAGCGCTCAAGCTGCTCGATCAACGGTGGGTGCTCTCCACCGACAACGCGCGGCGGCAGGTAGCCGGTCAGCAACCGCCGACGACCACTGCTATGCTGGCGCTGACCGTACACATGCTCGTCGAGCACGCGGTGGCGGAGATGTCGACACCCAAATACCGCCCCTCCGTTTGCCTGAACTGCACAGACCGTATCAGAAGCGTGCCGAACGAGGTCAGGCGGCTGGACTCTCAGGGAAAGCACGTGATCGTCTTCTCGCCCAATCGCTACGGTCTGTACACGTTGGCTGTAACACAACTGCTGTTGCAGGCGGGAGTGCGCGTGGACGCCATCGTCGTGCGAAAATTGCTGAATCCCTGGCGCATGGTCACAGAGTTTCGCCGCGACGGGATCCGCCTGCTCAAGAAAATCTGGCGGAAGTTCTTCTTGAGACGGCGCGCCTATGTTCCGCGCGAGTATCCAACACTACCCGATTTGCTGGCGCGGATCGGCGTCACCGAATCCTCGGTCGACGCGCTGGCGGCCCGGCACGGCATTCCAGTGGTGTACTGTACAACGCTGAACGAGCCGCGCGTGCATGCTGCACTGGATCAATATCGGCCCGATTTGGTGGTGTTCGCCGGCGGTGGCATCGTGGGGGATGAGACGTTACGACGAGCCGGGGCTGGTGTCGTCAATTGCCACATGGGACAACTGCCCCAATATCGAGGCATGGACGTCGTCGAGTGGCCGCTCATCGAAAACCACCACGACGACATTGGCTTTACAGTCCATTTCATGGCCCACGGAATCGACACGGGCGACATCCTGGGCATTTTTCCGGTCGACGGCACGCTGGCCCGCACTGTGTACGAGTACCGCGAAAAGTTTGAGCCGCTCATGGCCGTAGCGATTGCGGATACGGTTGTCGGGCATCTTGATGGCCAGTTCGAGCGTCGACCGCAGCGGCTCGAAGATGGCAAACAATACTTCATCGTTCATCCGCGGCTGTATCGAATGCTGGAAGATCGCTACGTACAGAGCGTGGCCCAGGTCGACACGGCGCCCTCGACAGCCCCCCCGACGAGTGTGACCCGCAGGTGA
- the trpS gene encoding tryptophan--tRNA ligase has translation MRVLSGIQPTGRFHWGNYFGAIRQYIDLQDSGEAYYFVANLHALTTVRDAATLRQLSLDAAIDLLALGLDPNRAMLYLQSDVPEVSELCWLLMTGTPMGLLERCHAYKDKKAKGLPADAGLFTYPVLMAADILIYDADVVPVGEDQVQHIEVCRDIAGSFNHHFGETFVLPKAKLLDGSARVPGTDGEKMSKSYNNTLELFESPAALRKKIMRITTDSRPVEEAKEPDGDHLFQLYSLFANDAQRTEMAALYRRGGFGYGEVKKALAELAEQFFAEPRARRAELEAHPQRVTEILADGASRARKKASQVLKRAQKACGMML, from the coding sequence ATGCGCGTTCTTTCCGGCATCCAGCCCACGGGCCGGTTTCATTGGGGCAACTATTTTGGCGCCATTCGTCAATACATCGACCTGCAGGATTCTGGCGAGGCGTACTACTTCGTCGCCAATCTGCACGCGCTAACCACGGTCCGCGATGCCGCCACGCTGCGTCAGCTGTCACTCGACGCGGCGATTGATTTGTTGGCCCTGGGCCTGGATCCCAATCGGGCCATGCTCTATTTGCAATCCGACGTTCCCGAAGTTTCAGAGTTGTGCTGGCTGTTGATGACCGGCACCCCTATGGGGCTGCTGGAACGCTGTCACGCTTACAAGGACAAGAAAGCCAAGGGCCTGCCCGCGGACGCGGGACTGTTCACGTATCCCGTGCTGATGGCGGCGGACATTCTGATTTACGACGCCGACGTGGTGCCGGTCGGCGAAGATCAGGTGCAACACATCGAAGTTTGCCGCGATATTGCCGGCAGCTTCAACCACCACTTTGGCGAGACGTTCGTCCTACCCAAGGCCAAGCTGCTCGACGGATCAGCCCGTGTACCGGGCACCGACGGCGAGAAGATGTCTAAGAGTTACAACAACACGCTGGAACTGTTCGAGTCACCGGCCGCGTTACGAAAAAAAATCATGCGGATCACGACCGACTCGCGTCCGGTCGAAGAGGCCAAAGAGCCTGACGGCGATCATCTTTTTCAGCTCTACAGTCTGTTTGCCAACGACGCCCAACGCACCGAGATGGCGGCATTGTATCGCCGCGGCGGTTTTGGATATGGTGAAGTAAAGAAGGCCCTGGCCGAACTCGCCGAGCAGTTCTTCGCCGAGCCTCGGGCGCGCCGCGCCGAACTCGAAGCGCACCCGCAACGCGTAACCGAGATTCTCGCCGATGGCGCGAGCCGAGCGCGAAAAAAAGCTTCTCAGGTGCTCAAAC